A region of Thiofilum sp. DNA encodes the following proteins:
- the apaG gene encoding Co2+/Mg2+ efflux protein ApaG, whose protein sequence is MTERYKIEVSATTEYLEHESEPERDRYAFAYTITIVNRGLVAAKLISRHWIITDANGHEQQVRGEGVVGEQPRLNPNEGFRYTSGVVLDTPIGAMQGSYQMLAEDGTKFDASIAPFSLANRRLVH, encoded by the coding sequence GTGACGGAGCGTTATAAGATTGAAGTCTCAGCAACGACTGAATACCTAGAACACGAGTCGGAGCCAGAACGGGATCGTTATGCGTTTGCTTATACGATTACCATTGTGAATCGAGGCTTGGTAGCAGCTAAATTAATCAGTCGGCATTGGATCATTACCGATGCCAATGGGCACGAGCAGCAAGTACGGGGCGAGGGCGTAGTGGGTGAGCAACCTAGGTTGAATCCGAATGAGGGCTTTCGCTATACCAGCGGTGTAGTATTGGATACACCGATTGGGGCTATGCAAGGTAGTTATCAGATGTTAGCCGAGGACGGAACTAAATTTGATGCATCGATTGCCCCTTTTAGTTTGGCGAATCGACGTTTAGTACATTAA
- the proB gene encoding glutamate 5-kinase: MQSKLSQRADFMRTTQRWVVKIGSALLTRDGQGLDRPALADWAGQMARLRKQGIEVVLVSSGAVAEGMSRMGWSEKPKALYQKQAAAAIGQMSLIQAYEENFQLHGFHAAQVLLTHDDLAHRRRYLNARNTLRELVDLGTIPVINENDTVAYEEIRLGDNDTLGALVANLIEADVLIILTDQAGLYNKDPRKFADAELIELGRASDETLVGYAGGAGTLIGSGGMRTKVLAAQRAATSGCATIIASGREPLVLERLKQGETIGTLLIADQEPLVARKQWIASQLQMRGKVWLDEGAVNAILNTGKSLLPIGVTRIEGVFERGDVVGCFAPNGQIIAKGLVNYASEEADKIKRQPSKAIEQLLGYLDAAELIHRDNLVVL; encoded by the coding sequence ATGCAGAGCAAGCTGAGTCAACGCGCTGATTTTATGCGCACTACCCAACGTTGGGTAGTTAAAATTGGAAGTGCCTTACTAACCAGAGACGGTCAAGGGCTAGATCGTCCCGCTTTAGCCGATTGGGCGGGGCAAATGGCGCGTCTACGTAAGCAGGGCATTGAGGTCGTGTTAGTATCCTCAGGTGCGGTCGCTGAGGGGATGAGTCGTATGGGCTGGAGCGAAAAGCCTAAAGCACTCTATCAAAAGCAAGCAGCGGCGGCGATTGGGCAAATGAGCCTGATTCAAGCTTATGAAGAAAATTTCCAATTACACGGCTTTCATGCGGCTCAAGTCTTGCTAACTCATGATGATTTAGCCCATCGCCGCCGCTATCTCAATGCACGTAATACCTTACGTGAATTAGTAGATTTAGGCACGATTCCGGTTATTAATGAAAATGATACGGTTGCTTATGAGGAAATTCGTTTAGGTGATAATGATACCCTAGGTGCATTAGTAGCTAATCTGATTGAAGCCGATGTGTTGATTATTTTGACGGATCAAGCGGGGCTTTATAATAAAGATCCGCGTAAGTTTGCTGATGCGGAGTTGATTGAGTTAGGGCGTGCGAGTGATGAGACCTTAGTAGGCTACGCGGGGGGTGCAGGTACTTTAATTGGTAGTGGTGGAATGCGCACCAAAGTTTTAGCGGCGCAACGGGCTGCGACTTCAGGATGTGCGACTATCATTGCCTCAGGGCGTGAGCCTTTGGTATTAGAGCGTTTAAAACAGGGTGAGACTATCGGAACCCTATTAATTGCTGACCAAGAGCCGCTAGTCGCGCGTAAGCAATGGATCGCTAGCCAATTACAAATGCGTGGTAAGGTATGGCTAGATGAAGGGGCTGTTAATGCCATCCTCAATACAGGTAAGAGCTTATTACCGATTGGGGTCACACGCATTGAAGGAGTCTTTGAGCGCGGTGATGTGGTGGGTTGTTTTGCACCTAATGGACAAATTATCGCTAAAGGTTTAGTTAACTATGCTAGTGAAGAGGCCGATAAAATTAAACGCCAACCTTCTAAAGCAATTGAGCAGTTATTAGGTTATTTAGATGCGGCTGAATTAATTCATCGCGATAATTTAGTGGTATTGTAG
- the cgtA gene encoding Obg family GTPase CgtA, with amino-acid sequence MQFVDEVVIRVKAGDGGNGCVSFHREKFIDRGGPNGGDGGNGGDVYLVADKSLNTLVDFRTDRYFEAQRGENGRGRNMTGQRGEDKEIPVPVGTVVHDEETGEFIGDLTTVGQRLMVAKGGFHGLGNTRYKSSINRAPRQSKPGTPGDLRELRLELRLLADVGLLGLPNAGKSTLISAVSSARPKIADYPFTTLTPNLGVVKVGPLQSFVMADIPGVIEGASEGAGLGLQFLKHLSRTSLLLHVVDVAPMSEEPEHQPAYAVEAIENELEQYSEELIERPRWLVLNKIDLIPEEERQAHCEAIIDELDWQDEVFMISAATAQGTEALCFKIMQYLEEQYAEQAESTR; translated from the coding sequence ATGCAATTCGTAGATGAAGTAGTCATCCGTGTTAAAGCGGGTGATGGTGGTAATGGGTGCGTTAGTTTTCACCGTGAGAAATTTATTGATCGTGGCGGTCCTAATGGGGGCGACGGTGGTAATGGTGGAGACGTTTATCTAGTTGCCGACAAAAGTTTAAATACTCTGGTTGATTTTCGTACCGACCGCTATTTTGAAGCGCAACGCGGTGAAAATGGACGTGGGCGCAATATGACCGGTCAACGCGGTGAGGATAAAGAAATTCCTGTACCGGTGGGGACAGTGGTACACGATGAGGAAACGGGAGAGTTCATCGGTGATTTAACCACAGTCGGTCAACGCTTAATGGTCGCCAAGGGTGGTTTTCATGGCCTTGGTAATACCCGTTATAAAAGCTCAATCAATCGTGCACCACGCCAATCTAAGCCGGGTACTCCGGGCGACCTACGTGAACTACGTTTAGAGTTACGCTTATTAGCCGATGTAGGCTTATTAGGTTTGCCCAATGCGGGTAAATCAACCTTGATCAGTGCAGTTTCATCCGCACGTCCCAAAATTGCAGATTATCCCTTTACCACTTTGACGCCTAATTTAGGGGTAGTCAAAGTAGGACCTTTACAGAGTTTTGTAATGGCGGATATTCCGGGGGTGATTGAGGGGGCTTCAGAGGGGGCTGGATTAGGGCTGCAATTTTTGAAGCATTTGTCCCGTACTAGCTTATTACTACATGTGGTCGATGTAGCACCTATGTCGGAAGAACCAGAGCATCAACCAGCTTATGCAGTCGAAGCGATTGAAAATGAGCTAGAGCAATACAGCGAAGAGCTGATTGAGCGACCGCGTTGGTTAGTACTGAATAAGATTGATTTAATACCCGAAGAAGAGCGCCAAGCGCACTGTGAAGCGATTATTGATGAATTAGATTGGCAGGATGAAGTCTTTATGATTTCGGCCGCCACTGCACAGGGCACTGAGGCATTGTGTTTCAAAATTATGCAGTATCTAGAAGAACAATATGCAGAGCAAGCTGAGTCAACGCGCTGA
- the rpmA gene encoding 50S ribosomal protein L27 gives MAHKKAGGSTRNGRDSESKRLGVKRFGGEIVRAGNILVRQRGTQFHPGDNVGCGKDHTLFAKVDGTVVFLQKGDRGRKFISVQPAAQA, from the coding sequence ATGGCACATAAGAAAGCAGGCGGTAGTACCCGTAATGGACGCGATTCCGAATCCAAACGTTTAGGTGTTAAACGCTTTGGCGGCGAAATCGTTAGAGCGGGTAATATCCTAGTACGTCAACGTGGTACTCAATTTCACCCCGGTGACAATGTAGGTTGTGGTAAGGATCACACATTATTTGCCAAAGTTGATGGCACTGTAGTGTTCCTACAAAAAGGCGACCGTGGCCGTAAATTTATTAGCGTACAACCGGCAGCTCAGGCTTAA
- the rplU gene encoding 50S ribosomal protein L21, whose translation MYAVIATGGKQYRVAQGDIIQVEKLDVAEGSSVDFENVLMVGSGESVKIGAPYVDGSKVTAVVKSQMRGEKIEIMKFRRRKHHQKRTGHRQYLTKIEITGITA comes from the coding sequence ATGTATGCGGTTATCGCAACAGGCGGTAAACAGTACCGCGTCGCCCAAGGCGACATCATCCAAGTTGAGAAACTGGATGTAGCAGAAGGCTCCAGCGTCGATTTCGAAAATGTCCTGATGGTTGGAAGTGGCGAGAGCGTCAAAATCGGTGCGCCCTATGTGGATGGCAGCAAAGTAACAGCTGTTGTTAAATCACAAATGCGCGGCGAAAAGATTGAAATCATGAAATTCCGTCGTCGTAAACACCATCAGAAACGGACTGGTCATCGCCAGTACCTGACAAAAATCGAAATCACTGGTATTACGGCATAA
- the ispB gene encoding octaprenyl diphosphate synthase, which translates to MNFNAIRQLVAQDMQAVDDLIRRRLYSEVVLINQLSQYIIGSGGKRLRPLLALLVARACGYQGTHHVDVAAIIEFIHTATLLHDDVVDESDMRRGQETANNVWGNQAAVLVGDFLYSRSFEMMVSIGSMRVMEILSTTTNIIAEGEVMQLLNCHDPDTTEQRYMDVIHSKTAKLFEAATQLGAILAQRPEAEELAMARYGMHLGTAFQLVDDVLDYSASSEEMGKNVGDDLAEGKPTLPLIIALQRSQGEQAQLIRQAIEQGGLERIDAIQQAIKDTQALEYTMDKARTEAQLAVNALQVLPDSDYKTALESLSWLAVNRSH; encoded by the coding sequence ATGAATTTTAACGCTATACGCCAATTAGTTGCTCAAGATATGCAGGCTGTCGATGACCTTATTCGGCGGCGTTTGTATTCTGAGGTCGTGCTAATTAATCAACTGAGCCAATACATTATTGGTAGCGGTGGCAAGCGTTTGCGTCCTCTATTAGCCCTATTAGTAGCTCGTGCTTGTGGTTATCAAGGCACTCATCATGTCGATGTTGCAGCTATTATTGAATTCATTCATACCGCCACTTTATTGCATGATGATGTGGTGGATGAATCGGATATGCGCCGTGGGCAAGAAACAGCAAATAATGTTTGGGGTAATCAAGCAGCCGTTTTAGTGGGTGACTTTTTATACTCGCGTTCATTTGAAATGATGGTGAGTATTGGCAGTATGCGCGTGATGGAAATTTTATCGACCACCACTAATATTATTGCCGAAGGTGAGGTCATGCAGCTACTTAACTGTCATGACCCTGATACTACTGAACAACGCTATATGGATGTCATTCATTCCAAAACCGCCAAACTGTTTGAAGCTGCTACGCAATTGGGCGCAATCTTGGCTCAACGTCCTGAGGCAGAAGAGTTGGCGATGGCAAGATATGGTATGCACCTAGGAACAGCATTCCAATTAGTCGATGATGTACTGGATTACAGCGCTAGCAGCGAAGAAATGGGTAAGAACGTGGGGGATGATTTAGCCGAAGGTAAACCCACTCTGCCATTAATTATCGCTTTGCAGCGTAGTCAAGGTGAACAAGCTCAACTGATTCGTCAGGCTATTGAACAGGGTGGGCTAGAACGCATTGATGCGATTCAACAAGCTATCAAAGATACCCAAGCGCTCGAATACACTATGGATAAAGCACGTACCGAAGCACAATTAGCCGTTAATGCTTTACAAGTCCTGCCCGACTCTGATTACAAAACCGCTTTAGAGAGTCTCAGTTGGTTAGCGGTGAATCGTTCACATTAA
- a CDS encoding GntR family transcriptional regulator: protein MQNSTMSAKVVASPLAANDSTWFIKQLQNQTDTALSEPIYRQLLRHIIQMINTGVLTEGASLPSERTLAEALNLSRTTIRKCYDELRELNYISTHGRAGVMVKSPTRIAPEIGKLKGFTEEMRELGMQPSTKLLAREIVQDRTIASIFNRPSTATFLQLIRLRLADDVPMTREVAWYDLTLAPALEQWDVVGSAYEYLQQHCGLILDHAEQTIEATMSNTHEMLAFGFEVPNPCLLLKRKTYTTTAQMIEYVEGTFRGDAYTYRINLKLKP from the coding sequence ATGCAAAACTCAACCATGTCGGCTAAGGTAGTTGCCAGTCCATTAGCGGCTAATGACAGCACTTGGTTTATTAAACAACTTCAAAACCAAACCGATACGGCACTATCCGAGCCGATTTATCGCCAATTATTACGTCACATTATTCAAATGATTAATACTGGCGTACTCACCGAAGGAGCGAGCCTACCCTCAGAGCGCACCTTGGCAGAGGCGCTGAATCTAAGCCGTACTACTATCCGCAAATGTTATGATGAGTTACGTGAACTCAATTACATTAGCACGCACGGTCGCGCGGGGGTTATGGTTAAAAGCCCCACCCGTATTGCCCCTGAAATTGGTAAATTAAAAGGGTTTACCGAGGAAATGCGCGAATTGGGTATGCAACCCTCTACTAAGCTACTAGCCCGTGAAATCGTGCAAGACCGTACCATTGCCTCCATTTTCAATCGCCCTTCTACCGCTACCTTTTTGCAATTAATACGCTTACGCCTTGCCGATGATGTACCTATGACCCGTGAAGTGGCGTGGTATGACCTAACCCTTGCTCCCGCATTAGAACAATGGGATGTAGTCGGTTCGGCTTATGAATACTTGCAGCAGCACTGCGGTCTAATACTCGATCATGCCGAGCAAACTATTGAAGCGACTATGAGTAATACACATGAAATGCTCGCTTTTGGCTTTGAAGTACCTAACCCCTGTTTATTACTCAAACGCAAAACTTATACCACCACCGCACAGATGATTGAGTATGTTGAGGGTACTTTCCGAGGGGATGCTTATACCTATCGCATTAATTTAAAACTTAAGCCGTGA
- a CDS encoding ribokinase, with the protein MQVLVLGSYVQAHSVGVKQLPQAGESVAAEQLWIEHGGKGLNLALGMQRLGLAVNLVVAVGRDAAGQALITYLQQAGLTTEHVLVMEGASGFGVGLVAEEGQNMIAIYAGANAKLNADHIEQVRPSLVDSQLVCAQFEIPEAPIIRAFQLAREAGIPTLLNPSPWRQPSALLTALTDIWVLNETEAAQFFQLGEVSNWSSTQWLTTLEQLSWQGKLLIVTLAEQGCVAVEQEGRMNYVPAQSIELQDPTGAGDAFTAGLVYALLSRQPLSQALTTANTCGAYVAARQGVLQVLPTVEQLNTFTA; encoded by the coding sequence ATGCAGGTATTAGTATTGGGTAGTTATGTTCAGGCGCATAGTGTGGGGGTGAAGCAGTTACCACAAGCGGGTGAATCAGTAGCCGCCGAACAGCTTTGGATTGAGCATGGGGGTAAGGGTTTAAATCTAGCTTTAGGTATGCAGCGTTTGGGGTTAGCCGTGAATTTAGTGGTGGCGGTGGGTAGAGATGCAGCGGGACAAGCCTTAATCACTTATTTGCAACAAGCAGGTTTAACCACCGAACATGTATTAGTGATGGAGGGAGCTTCTGGTTTTGGAGTGGGTTTAGTAGCGGAAGAGGGGCAAAATATGATTGCTATCTATGCCGGAGCCAATGCCAAATTAAACGCTGATCATATTGAGCAAGTACGCCCTAGCTTGGTCGATAGTCAATTAGTCTGCGCCCAATTTGAAATACCTGAAGCGCCTATTATTCGAGCCTTTCAATTAGCACGCGAAGCGGGAATACCAACCCTGTTAAATCCTTCTCCTTGGCGACAACCTTCTGCACTCTTGACGGCATTAACGGATATTTGGGTCTTAAATGAAACGGAGGCTGCACAGTTTTTTCAATTAGGTGAGGTGTCGAATTGGTCTAGCACTCAATGGCTCACTACTTTGGAGCAACTTAGCTGGCAGGGTAAATTATTGATCGTGACTTTAGCGGAGCAGGGTTGTGTAGCGGTTGAGCAGGAGGGGCGCATGAATTACGTGCCCGCTCAGTCGATTGAGTTACAAGATCCTACCGGAGCAGGCGATGCGTTTACAGCGGGTTTGGTATATGCCTTATTGTCTCGGCAACCTTTATCCCAAGCATTAACAACCGCCAATACTTGCGGGGCTTATGTGGCAGCACGTCAAGGTGTATTGCAAGTATTGCCTACTGTAGAGCAACTTAACACTTTCACGGCTTAA
- a CDS encoding DUF6714 family protein — protein MPLSLAHLSESEAAALVQQLLGKAFQQVNRVGGVSLHQTEVRDYRGSDEELQAAALLDTDHHWTEVQDSWIEAFSRSGGLCFFDPIGLRYYLPAYMDWYMRKGKTHESNITGTLLWRLSNAYVHNMTFDQLFTPEQLTAIKTFLAYAAAHSPCDPEQAQAILTAYERTGV, from the coding sequence ATGCCTCTTTCACTAGCCCATTTAAGCGAATCTGAAGCCGCCGCTTTAGTACAACAGCTCCTAGGTAAAGCTTTTCAACAGGTCAATCGAGTCGGTGGGGTGTCGCTGCATCAAACGGAGGTCAGAGATTATCGTGGCTCTGATGAGGAACTCCAAGCCGCCGCCTTATTAGATACTGATCACCATTGGACTGAGGTTCAGGATAGTTGGATAGAAGCTTTCAGCCGCTCAGGGGGCTTATGTTTTTTTGACCCTATTGGCTTGCGCTACTACCTACCTGCTTATATGGATTGGTATATGCGTAAGGGCAAAACGCATGAGAGCAATATTACCGGTACCCTTTTATGGCGCTTATCCAATGCTTATGTGCACAACATGACTTTTGACCAACTATTCACTCCAGAGCAATTAACGGCGATTAAAACTTTTCTCGCTTATGCAGCCGCACATAGTCCTTGTGATCCAGAACAAGCTCAAGCTATTTTGACGGCCTATGAGCGAACTGGTGTTTAA
- a CDS encoding RICIN domain-containing protein, with amino-acid sequence MKYYLSVLAGLTTASFLCVSPVSADLPSSGLYYLQAQHSGKCLHQHGGNQNEGGAVTQWKCINQRNVQVEKLQVGSGYFMLRFRHSGKCLTVLNEGRSNGTPIVQQTCNYEGPIGQTWKQLPGQGAYVKIQSSTGLCLHQHGATFGDGDRITGWECVDQGNVRWKWTPAPAN; translated from the coding sequence ATGAAATACTATCTATCTGTTTTAGCAGGGTTAACTACGGCTAGTTTCCTGTGCGTTTCTCCTGTCTCTGCTGATCTGCCCTCATCCGGTTTGTACTATCTCCAAGCTCAACATAGCGGTAAATGCCTGCATCAACATGGGGGTAATCAAAACGAAGGCGGTGCTGTCACTCAATGGAAGTGCATTAATCAGCGCAATGTACAAGTTGAAAAACTTCAAGTGGGTAGTGGCTATTTTATGCTGCGCTTTCGCCATAGCGGCAAATGCCTGACCGTGCTAAACGAGGGGCGCAGCAATGGGACTCCGATTGTGCAGCAGACCTGTAACTACGAAGGGCCGATTGGACAAACGTGGAAACAACTCCCCGGACAAGGCGCTTATGTGAAGATTCAATCCTCTACTGGACTGTGCCTCCATCAACATGGTGCAACCTTTGGCGATGGAGATCGGATTACGGGTTGGGAATGTGTCGATCAAGGTAATGTACGCTGGAAATGGACGCCAGCGCCTGCTAACTAA